A window of the Pongo abelii isolate AG06213 chromosome 10, NHGRI_mPonAbe1-v2.0_pri, whole genome shotgun sequence genome harbors these coding sequences:
- the ANKRD33 gene encoding photoreceptor ankyrin repeat protein isoform X1, with the protein MVACYHGFQSVVALLSHCPFLDVNQQDKGGDTALMLAAQAGHVPLVSLLLNYYVGLDLERRDQRGLTALMKAAMRNRCECVATLLMAGADLTAVDPVRGKTALEWAVLTDSFDTVWRIRQLLRRPQVEQLSQHYHPEWPALSGLVAQAQAQAQVAPSLLERLQATLSLPFAPSPQEGGVLDHLVTATTSLASPFVTTACHTLCPDHPPSLGTRSKSVPELLGTAPPPPLVPQSPPGSPQRSPWVFIPYQSPQGILSKCLQWLQPRDSTSPRPQVPKILLSKASSSPHQCQPKPSPAGHQSLALPLWRYQELRIEKRKQEEEARMAQK; encoded by the exons ATGGTCGCATGCTACCACGGCTTCCAGAGTGTTGTGGCCCTGCTCAGCCACTGTCCTTTCCTTGATGTGAACCAGCAGGACAAAGGAGGGGACACGGCCCTCATGTTGGCTGCCCAAGCAG GCCACGTGCCTCTGGTGAGTCTCCTGCTCAACTACTATGTGGGCCTGGACCTGGAACGCCGGGACCAGCGGGGGCTCACAGCATTAATGAAGGCTGCCATGCGGAACCGCTGTGAGTGCGTGGCCACCCTCCTCATGGCAG GTGCTGACCTGACAGCAGTGGACCCTGTTCGGGGCAAGACGGCCCTGGAATGGGCAGTGCTGACTGACAGCTTCGACACCGTGTGGAGGATTCGGCAGCTGCTGAGGCGGCCCCAAGTGGAGCAGCTTAGCCAGCACTACCACCCCGAGTGGCCGGCCTTGTCCGGGCTcgtggcccaggcccaggcccaggcccaggttGCCCCTTCACTCCTAGAGCGGCTGCAGGCTACCTTGAGCCTCCCCTTTGCCCCATCTCCTCAGGAGGGGGGTGTTCTGGACCACCTTGTGACTGccacaaccagcctggccagtccCTTCGTCACCACTGCCTGCCACACTCTGTGCCCTGACCACCCACCTTCGCTGGGCACCCGAAGCAAGTCCGTGCCAGAGCTGTTAGGTactgccccgccccctcccctggTTCCCCAGTCCCCGCCAGGGAGTCCCCAGAGGTCCCCGTGGGTCTTCATCCCCTACCAGAGCCCTCAGGGCATATTGAGCAAGTGTCTTCAGTGGCTACAACCCAGGGATAGCACCAGCCCCAGGCCCCAAGTCCCCAAGATCCTCCTCTCCAAGGCATCCTCATCCCCCCACCAGTGCCAGCCGAAGCCCAGTCCTGCAGGACATCAAAGTCTGGCCCTTCC